One genomic segment of Streptomyces sp. NBC_00239 includes these proteins:
- a CDS encoding ABC transporter substrate-binding protein: MTKRTRLALATTLVAALAVGVTGCSDTEKSKGGKGGSGASNPAAATNGKILGGNPVKGGTLTVLSNQDFAHLDPARNWVMPTMDFGTRLLYRTLVTFKAGPGKTGSELTPDLATDLGRSSNGGRTWTFTLKPGLKYEDGSPIKAQDIKYNVERSFAPDLTGGPDYAAQYLAGGENYKGPLQGKHLDSVKTPDDRTIVFELKRPVAEFSATATLPTFSPVPQSQEKGTQYDARPFSSGPYKIESYARDKKLVLVRNPHWDASTDPVRKAYPDKFVVVMGLKGGQIDDRIIASAGADGSTVQYADMRPESAPKVLPKADVKARLLAESQGCTEMLHLNNSRAPFNDPKVREAMQYAVDKEALITAGGGPALNDVATAYLPPALTGGKQADTLKIPAAGDPEKAKELLKAAGKTKLKVSLAVSTGDKNKAEAIQQGLARVGVEVVVDTVDPGAYYDVVGDLSTTPDMSLTGWCPDYPSGSTWIPFVFDGRTIKEKGNSGNYAQFRDDATMKRIDEINAMADPAAANKAWIELDAAIMAKSPSIPVVLERKPLLIGTNIAGAYGHPVWTGSIDYGTVGLKDPSKSQG; this comes from the coding sequence ATGACCAAGCGCACCCGACTCGCCCTCGCCACCACGCTGGTGGCCGCTCTCGCCGTCGGCGTCACCGGCTGTTCGGACACGGAGAAGAGCAAGGGGGGCAAGGGCGGCTCCGGTGCCTCCAACCCCGCCGCGGCGACCAACGGCAAGATCCTCGGCGGCAACCCGGTCAAGGGCGGCACGCTCACCGTCCTGTCCAACCAGGACTTCGCGCACCTCGACCCGGCCCGCAACTGGGTGATGCCGACGATGGACTTCGGCACCCGGCTGCTCTACCGGACCCTGGTCACCTTCAAGGCCGGCCCCGGCAAGACCGGCAGCGAGCTGACCCCCGACCTCGCCACCGACCTCGGCCGCTCCTCCAACGGCGGCCGCACCTGGACCTTCACCCTCAAGCCCGGCCTGAAGTACGAGGACGGCTCGCCGATCAAGGCCCAGGACATCAAGTACAACGTCGAGCGCTCCTTCGCCCCCGACCTCACCGGCGGCCCCGACTACGCGGCCCAGTACCTGGCCGGCGGCGAGAACTACAAGGGCCCGCTCCAGGGCAAGCACCTCGACTCCGTGAAGACCCCGGACGACCGCACGATCGTCTTCGAACTCAAGCGCCCCGTCGCCGAGTTCTCGGCCACCGCCACCCTGCCGACCTTCTCCCCGGTCCCGCAGTCCCAGGAGAAGGGCACCCAGTACGACGCCCGCCCGTTCTCCTCCGGCCCGTACAAGATCGAGTCGTACGCCCGCGACAAGAAGCTCGTCCTGGTCCGCAACCCGCACTGGGACGCCTCGACCGACCCGGTCCGCAAGGCCTACCCGGACAAGTTCGTCGTCGTGATGGGCCTCAAGGGCGGCCAGATCGACGACCGGATCATCGCGAGCGCCGGCGCCGACGGCTCCACCGTCCAGTACGCCGACATGCGGCCCGAGAGCGCCCCCAAGGTGCTGCCGAAGGCCGACGTCAAGGCCCGGCTGCTCGCCGAGTCCCAGGGCTGCACCGAGATGCTCCACCTCAACAACTCCCGCGCCCCCTTCAACGACCCGAAGGTCCGCGAGGCCATGCAGTACGCGGTCGACAAGGAGGCCCTGATCACCGCCGGCGGCGGCCCCGCCCTCAACGACGTCGCCACCGCCTACCTGCCCCCGGCGCTGACCGGCGGCAAGCAGGCCGACACCCTGAAGATCCCCGCGGCCGGCGACCCCGAGAAGGCCAAGGAACTCCTCAAGGCGGCCGGCAAGACCAAGCTCAAGGTCTCCCTCGCCGTCTCCACCGGCGACAAGAACAAGGCCGAGGCGATCCAGCAGGGCCTGGCCCGCGTCGGCGTCGAGGTCGTCGTCGACACCGTCGACCCGGGCGCGTACTACGACGTGGTCGGCGACCTGTCGACCACCCCGGACATGAGCCTCACCGGCTGGTGCCCCGACTACCCGTCCGGCTCCACCTGGATCCCCTTCGTCTTCGACGGGCGCACCATCAAGGAGAAGGGCAACTCGGGCAACTACGCCCAGTTCCGCGACGACGCGACCATGAAGCGGATCGACGAGATCAACGCCATGGCCGACCCGGCGGCCGCCAACAAGGCCTGGATCGAGCTCGACGCGGCCATCATGGCCAAGTCCCCGTCCATCCCCGTCGTCCTGGAGCGCAAGCCGCTCCTCATCGGCACCAACATCGCGGGCGCCTACGGCCACCCGGTGTGGACCGGCAGCATCGACTACGGCACCGTCGGCCTCAAGGACCCCTCGAAGAGCCAGGGCTGA
- a CDS encoding GntR family transcriptional regulator has translation MGDLKQHSLIKAQERLRDQVGHALRAALIAGELRPGNVYSAPGLAAELGVSATPVREAMLDLAREGLVEPVRNKGFRITEVSERDLDQYTELRTMIEVPTIGRITKIATAEQLEALRPIALEIVTSAREHNLIGYLEADRRFHLSLLALAGNDRLVETVGDLRKRSRLYGLTGLDEAGKLVSSAEEHIELLDLMLTGDAEAAEECMRRHLGHVRSLWAQGRDEPVGQRPKLGLGKAGGA, from the coding sequence ATGGGTGACCTGAAGCAGCACAGTCTCATCAAGGCCCAGGAACGGCTTCGCGACCAGGTCGGTCACGCACTCCGAGCCGCCCTGATAGCGGGTGAGCTGCGGCCCGGCAACGTCTACTCGGCGCCCGGCCTCGCGGCGGAACTCGGCGTCTCGGCCACCCCGGTGCGCGAGGCGATGCTGGACCTGGCCCGCGAGGGCCTGGTGGAGCCGGTACGGAACAAGGGCTTCCGCATCACCGAGGTCAGCGAGCGCGACCTCGACCAGTACACCGAGCTGCGCACCATGATCGAGGTGCCGACGATCGGGCGGATCACGAAGATCGCGACCGCCGAGCAGCTGGAGGCCCTGCGGCCGATCGCGCTGGAGATCGTCACCAGCGCGCGCGAGCACAACCTCATCGGCTACCTGGAGGCCGACCGGCGCTTCCACCTGTCCCTGCTGGCGCTGGCCGGCAACGACCGGCTGGTGGAGACCGTCGGCGACCTGCGCAAGCGGTCCCGGCTGTACGGGCTGACCGGCCTGGACGAGGCCGGCAAGCTCGTCTCCTCCGCGGAGGAGCACATCGAGCTGCTCGACCTGATGCTCACCGGGGACGCGGAGGCGGCCGAGGAGTGCATGCGGCGCCACCTGGGCCACGTGCGCTCGCTGTGGGCGCAGGGGCGGGACGAGCCGGTGGGGCAGCGCCCGAAGCTCGGGCTCGGCAAGGCCGGCGGCGCGTAG